From one Maridesulfovibrio frigidus DSM 17176 genomic stretch:
- a CDS encoding HD domain-containing phosphohydrolase, producing MKLLVVDDDLVSRAKMGKLLSALGHKVVTANDGDEGWDAWQSEQPDVIVMDWVMPGMDGPVLCEKIRKAESVHYTYIIMVTSKSSMEDLSNAMSKGVDDFIVKPFRKAEVIARLGPAMRIINLQTRDIVIFSLAKLAESRDSDTGEHLDRIRHFSKILAENLLNTGKLDKTYQQSFVEDIFLTSPLHDIGKVGIADSILRKPGKFTADEFNEMKKHSQVGYETLNQCAQSYPNANYLQMAADIALNHHEKFDGSGYPNGLSGEDIPLAARVVALADVYDALTQKRVYKEAFTHEAAYAIILEGRGNHFDPMVVDAFIECESKFIR from the coding sequence ATGAAACTACTGGTTGTTGACGACGACCTTGTTAGCAGAGCGAAGATGGGGAAACTCCTTTCTGCGCTTGGGCATAAAGTAGTCACAGCCAACGACGGGGATGAAGGCTGGGACGCATGGCAGTCAGAACAGCCTGATGTCATCGTCATGGACTGGGTTATGCCAGGAATGGACGGCCCTGTTCTATGCGAAAAGATCCGAAAAGCAGAAAGTGTTCATTACACCTACATTATCATGGTAACTTCCAAAAGCTCTATGGAAGACCTTTCGAATGCCATGTCCAAGGGTGTAGATGACTTTATAGTCAAACCCTTCCGCAAAGCTGAAGTCATTGCCAGACTCGGACCAGCCATGCGAATTATCAACCTGCAAACACGTGATATTGTAATATTTTCATTAGCGAAGCTGGCTGAATCACGAGATTCAGATACAGGCGAACATCTCGACCGTATTCGTCATTTTTCAAAAATACTGGCAGAAAACCTGCTAAACACAGGAAAACTGGACAAAACCTACCAACAGAGCTTCGTTGAAGATATTTTCCTAACCAGTCCCCTGCACGACATCGGCAAAGTAGGCATTGCAGATTCAATCCTGCGCAAACCCGGAAAATTCACTGCCGATGAATTCAATGAAATGAAAAAGCACAGCCAGGTTGGCTATGAAACCCTCAATCAGTGTGCCCAGAGTTACCCCAACGCAAACTACCTGCAAATGGCTGCAGATATTGCGCTCAATCATCATGAAAAATTTGACGGGTCAGGCTATCCCAATGGACTTTCCGGCGAAGACATTCCACTGGCAGCAAGAGTTGTTGCTCTCGCCGATGTATACGATGCTTTGACTCAAAAACGTGTATACAAAGAAGCCTTTACTCATGAAGCAGCCTACGCCATTATCCTTGAAGGGCGAGGCAACCACTTTGATCCCATGGTCGTCGATGCTTTTATAGAGTGCGAAAGTAAATTCATACGCTAG
- a CDS encoding EF-hand domain-containing protein, which produces MSISGVGSYMSSEMSSEMMSKMRESREGGSKEDFVSSIFGDNDGDGNGLLSLEESGMGEDMFASVDTDGDSQVSEEEVLADMEKRHEEKALMGELSVMMQGGGSGEQSDLLDSFMDELDLDGDSLISMEESGLSEELFSVLDGDGDGNISGEELEASTAPPPPPPPAEDSSDVTASSEVTASSASSTSESESETEYDEYDLNQDGVVSSEELRQAFIDGDQSLAGVFGQNESQGAENTGATSQSDGADGQSPLTRMAMRAYQEQNNEAYTGSQGAVV; this is translated from the coding sequence ATGAGTATTTCAGGTGTTGGCAGTTACATGAGTTCGGAAATGTCTTCTGAGATGATGTCCAAAATGCGTGAGTCGCGTGAGGGCGGGAGTAAAGAAGATTTCGTAAGCTCGATATTTGGAGATAATGACGGCGACGGAAACGGCTTACTTAGTCTTGAAGAATCAGGTATGGGCGAGGATATGTTTGCCTCTGTTGATACAGATGGTGACAGTCAGGTCTCAGAAGAAGAAGTTTTAGCTGATATGGAAAAGCGCCACGAAGAAAAGGCGCTTATGGGCGAGCTTAGCGTGATGATGCAGGGTGGTGGTAGTGGCGAACAAAGTGATCTATTAGATTCTTTCATGGATGAGCTTGATCTAGACGGCGACAGCCTGATCAGCATGGAAGAAAGTGGTTTATCTGAAGAGCTGTTCAGTGTGCTTGATGGCGATGGTGATGGCAATATTTCAGGTGAAGAGTTAGAGGCCTCAACGGCACCACCTCCGCCACCGCCTCCTGCGGAAGACAGTTCTGACGTTACCGCAAGTTCTGAAGTTACTGCAAGTTCTGCTTCGTCTACCTCTGAGTCTGAGAGTGAAACAGAATATGATGAGTATGATCTGAATCAGGATGGCGTAGTTTCAAGTGAAGAATTGCGACAGGCTTTCATAGATGGTGATCAGAGTCTCGCAGGTGTTTTTGGACAAAATGAGAGTCAAGGAGCTGAAAATACTGGAGCTACCTCCCAAAGTGATGGCGCTGACGGTCAGTCTCCACTGACAAGAATGGCAATGCGCGCATATCAGGAACAGAATAACGAAGCTTACACAGGATCTCAGGGAGCAGTTGTCTAG
- a CDS encoding PAS domain-containing protein, translated as MIKKSAKLKKQNIYYKCDLIFIFFLFILLIPAESSFGDPQEQTGRTSNIEIEAIKKRVQLSEAELVWLKNNQEVITRVGNWPPFMMTDNGVSGIAIDYLDIISKAYGIKFKYITQKDISWSDALKDIKERKGVDMVPAIQPTADRKKNMNFTVPYQTLPWVIVTRSDADFVGGLADLDAKRVCVQERFILQKQIEKNYPSFNLKIIKTPTPTLDSLKEVATGESYATINALPVVACFIRHYGLSNLKIAAPAKFNDLELTMGIRSDWPELASIISKTVQAMSHKDVAAIQNTWLSVQYEQGFNPNKVKRWALLGTALFALIIILFTIMNRTLKRQVAQRTRDLEAELEERKRIQKSLKDSEERYDMALRAVSDGLWDWDLKTNKTYFNPRYFEMLGYDSYELPHTYETWSRLVHPEDRGRAEKLLRDYVKNFSENDRENLFSLEFRMRTKDGKWKWILSRGKVAVTAKDGSPIRLIGTHVDITEQKKTAQIMVQTEKMMSVGGLAAGMAHEINNPLAGILGAVQNIKNRIYTDIEKNTSAAKECGTDLEHIREYFAHRGITSMLESIQTAGVRASTIVQNMLQFSRKSNKNVEFHNLAVLLDKTVELAASDYSLKNDYDFRKVIIKREYEPEISKVCCLGNEIQQVFLNILKNGAEAMAEKNYTSISPMFVFRVKNGDREIIVEIEDNGPGMDDKVRKRVFDPFYTTKDVGKGTGLGLSVSYFIITDQHNGVMEVESTLGMNTRFIIRLPVADSCETTGES; from the coding sequence ATGATAAAAAAAAGCGCCAAACTTAAAAAACAAAATATATATTATAAATGTGACTTAATTTTTATATTTTTCTTATTTATACTATTGATCCCCGCAGAGTCTTCGTTTGGAGATCCTCAAGAACAAACTGGCCGCACAAGTAACATCGAAATTGAAGCCATCAAAAAGCGAGTCCAGCTTTCTGAGGCTGAACTCGTCTGGCTCAAAAATAATCAAGAAGTAATCACACGAGTTGGAAACTGGCCCCCGTTTATGATGACTGACAATGGAGTATCAGGGATCGCCATAGACTACCTCGACATTATATCCAAAGCATACGGCATAAAATTCAAATATATCACTCAAAAGGATATTTCATGGTCCGATGCTTTGAAAGACATTAAAGAGCGGAAAGGTGTGGACATGGTCCCCGCAATTCAGCCCACCGCTGATCGCAAAAAAAATATGAACTTCACAGTGCCATACCAAACTTTACCTTGGGTTATAGTAACACGTAGCGACGCAGATTTTGTAGGAGGCCTAGCCGACCTAGACGCAAAGAGAGTTTGTGTACAAGAACGATTCATCCTGCAAAAACAAATTGAAAAAAATTATCCATCCTTCAATCTCAAAATAATAAAAACCCCTACCCCCACGTTGGACTCCCTCAAAGAAGTAGCTACCGGTGAATCGTACGCGACTATCAATGCTCTTCCGGTGGTTGCCTGCTTTATTCGTCACTATGGGCTTTCCAATCTTAAAATAGCAGCCCCCGCAAAATTCAACGACCTTGAATTAACTATGGGAATTCGCAGTGATTGGCCCGAGCTTGCTTCAATCATTTCAAAAACAGTTCAAGCCATGTCTCATAAAGATGTAGCTGCAATACAAAATACGTGGTTGTCAGTCCAATATGAGCAAGGTTTCAACCCAAATAAAGTCAAGCGCTGGGCACTTCTTGGAACGGCATTATTTGCTCTCATTATTATATTGTTCACTATAATGAATCGGACGCTTAAAAGACAGGTTGCGCAGCGCACTAGAGACCTCGAAGCCGAGTTGGAAGAGCGAAAACGTATTCAAAAAAGCCTTAAAGACAGCGAAGAGCGCTATGATATGGCCCTTCGTGCAGTAAGTGATGGGCTTTGGGATTGGGACTTAAAAACAAACAAGACTTACTTTAATCCTCGATATTTTGAAATGCTAGGCTACGATTCTTATGAACTACCCCATACTTATGAAACATGGAGCCGTTTGGTGCATCCTGAGGACAGGGGACGAGCCGAAAAACTTCTAAGAGATTACGTAAAAAATTTCTCTGAAAATGACCGGGAAAACCTCTTTTCTTTAGAATTCAGGATGAGAACAAAAGATGGAAAATGGAAATGGATTTTAAGCCGCGGCAAAGTTGCTGTTACAGCTAAAGATGGATCACCAATAAGGCTAATCGGCACCCATGTGGATATAACCGAACAAAAAAAGACAGCACAAATAATGGTTCAGACTGAGAAGATGATGTCGGTTGGCGGCTTGGCAGCTGGCATGGCGCATGAAATTAACAATCCGCTTGCAGGAATACTAGGAGCTGTTCAAAATATTAAAAATCGTATTTATACGGATATTGAAAAGAACACATCTGCAGCAAAAGAATGCGGCACGGACCTGGAACACATTAGAGAATACTTCGCTCACCGGGGAATAACTTCAATGCTCGAAAGTATTCAAACAGCAGGAGTGCGCGCCTCAACAATAGTACAGAATATGCTTCAATTCAGCCGGAAAAGTAACAAGAATGTTGAGTTCCATAACCTTGCTGTTCTTTTAGATAAAACAGTAGAATTGGCCGCCAGCGATTATAGCTTAAAAAACGATTACGATTTTAGAAAAGTCATAATCAAACGAGAGTATGAGCCTGAAATTTCAAAAGTATGCTGCCTCGGCAATGAGATACAGCAAGTTTTTTTGAATATTCTGAAAAATGGTGCTGAAGCTATGGCGGAAAAGAATTATACATCAATATCACCCATGTTCGTGTTTAGAGTTAAAAATGGTGACAGAGAAATAATCGTTGAAATTGAGGATAACGGCCCAGGCATGGATGATAAGGTCAGAAAAAGAGTCTTCGATCCATTTTATACAACAAAAGATGTTGGCAAAGGGACAGGATTGGGGCTGTCAGTTTCATATTTTATTATTACAGATCAACACAATGGAGTTATGGAAGTCGAATCAACTTTAGGAATGAACACCCGATTCATAATTAGACTCCCTGTAGCGGATTCATGCGAAACTACAGGTGAATCCTAA
- a CDS encoding LeuA family protein, translating into MLIDTTLREGAQLFGAYFNIDTRKRIVSGLMALGVDEIELGWVGQDDLLELAEYARSLKGNAKLSVWSPCREADIIKVSMLPIDRINIGVPVSDLHIEKRLSTDRDGLLKKLTHTVKVALDNGIEYVSIGLEDLSRADEGFALTVALLAKISGASRVRLADSLGQLTPKTTEHLVQLFSSQINIDFAVHCHDDFGMATGNAVTALASGAKYVDVSVLGIGERAGIAATEELVAYLALKNDSHKYSTEALMDLCSFVSNAAGVPIARTKAVVGTDIFACESGLHAHALSKSPELFEPYNPERVGKTRKLAVGGKSGRAAVVSALSDCGLDSFIRDISGRDLSALTQAVRKLSCELERPLTKGELLNLTQSEN; encoded by the coding sequence ATGTTGATAGATACAACACTAAGAGAAGGCGCACAGTTGTTCGGTGCTTACTTTAATATAGATACTCGCAAGCGCATTGTTTCAGGGCTTATGGCTCTAGGTGTGGATGAGATAGAACTTGGATGGGTTGGACAGGATGATTTGCTTGAACTCGCCGAGTATGCCCGTTCATTAAAAGGGAATGCAAAGCTCAGCGTATGGAGCCCCTGCCGTGAAGCGGACATTATTAAAGTTTCCATGCTCCCGATTGATCGTATCAATATAGGTGTTCCCGTTTCAGACCTTCATATAGAGAAGAGGCTGAGCACTGATCGTGATGGATTGCTGAAGAAGCTGACTCATACTGTAAAGGTCGCACTAGATAACGGCATCGAATATGTCTCTATCGGTCTTGAAGATCTATCAAGGGCCGATGAAGGTTTTGCACTGACAGTAGCTTTGCTCGCGAAAATTTCAGGAGCATCACGGGTTCGTCTTGCAGATTCACTTGGCCAGCTTACTCCAAAAACTACTGAACATTTGGTGCAGCTGTTCAGCAGCCAGATCAACATCGATTTTGCGGTCCATTGTCATGACGATTTCGGCATGGCGACAGGGAATGCTGTAACTGCTCTTGCTTCGGGCGCAAAATATGTAGACGTCAGTGTGCTGGGGATCGGAGAGCGGGCCGGCATTGCTGCTACTGAAGAACTAGTTGCATACCTTGCTCTCAAAAATGATAGCCATAAATATTCTACGGAAGCGTTAATGGATCTCTGCAGCTTCGTATCAAACGCAGCTGGAGTTCCTATTGCGCGCACAAAAGCCGTTGTTGGTACCGATATTTTTGCGTGTGAATCTGGTTTGCACGCCCATGCATTAAGCAAATCACCCGAATTATTCGAACCATATAATCCAGAGCGTGTGGGCAAAACCCGCAAGCTGGCAGTTGGAGGTAAGAGCGGTAGAGCTGCGGTCGTTTCGGCATTAAGCGATTGCGGTTTGGACTCGTTCATCCGGGATATTTCCGGGCGAGATCTTTCCGCCCTTACACAAGCTGTAAGGAAACTATCATGTGAACTTGAGCGTCCGCTTACCAAGGGGGAGCTGTTGAATCTGACTCAGTCAGAAAATTAA
- the modA gene encoding molybdate ABC transporter substrate-binding protein, whose protein sequence is MTLFKRVLLALLWICLTSQAVSAASLTVGCAANFTGAMKQLAVMYEKETGNEILCSFGSTGMLYGQITNGAPYDLFFAADEKRPDLLYTSGLAEKPLLYATGKAVLWSSDKGLAEALDWKEAVLSSKIEHVAISNPKTAPYGSAAQEALIKVGLLDKLTPKLVFGKSVGVAFQFAYSGSAEAGFIALSQALSGKGMEGKYWAIPEAGKVKQSVAIIKSGKVSESGAFLAWMKTPSVREVIKEYGYE, encoded by the coding sequence ATGACCTTATTCAAAAGAGTTCTACTTGCCCTTTTATGGATTTGTTTAACCTCTCAAGCGGTAAGTGCTGCAAGTCTTACCGTTGGTTGCGCTGCAAATTTCACAGGAGCTATGAAACAACTTGCTGTGATGTATGAAAAGGAAACAGGTAATGAAATCCTTTGCTCTTTCGGCTCAACAGGAATGCTCTATGGACAGATTACCAACGGCGCTCCTTATGATTTATTTTTTGCGGCCGATGAAAAACGCCCGGATCTTTTATATACTTCCGGCCTAGCTGAAAAGCCGTTGTTGTATGCAACAGGAAAGGCGGTTCTCTGGTCTTCCGATAAAGGGCTGGCAGAGGCTCTTGATTGGAAGGAAGCGGTTCTTTCATCTAAGATAGAACATGTTGCTATTTCTAATCCTAAGACAGCCCCATACGGATCTGCTGCTCAGGAAGCACTGATTAAGGTCGGTCTTCTTGATAAACTTACACCCAAGCTGGTGTTCGGGAAAAGTGTCGGAGTTGCGTTTCAGTTTGCATATTCCGGTTCCGCAGAGGCCGGATTTATTGCTCTTTCGCAGGCTCTGTCGGGTAAAGGTATGGAAGGTAAATATTGGGCTATTCCCGAAGCTGGTAAGGTTAAGCAGTCCGTGGCCATTATTAAATCAGGTAAAGTTTCTGAGTCCGGCGCATTCTTGGCATGGATGAAAACTCCCTCCGTCCGCGAGGTTATAAAGGAGTATGGCTATGAGTAA
- a CDS encoding BamA/TamA family outer membrane protein, whose amino-acid sequence MSIVILTAMLFTAIPCLAGKAAFGPAILKQAGEADANGTRALIAPYIFRSDQIGLALGVAGGISGFQKGQMSIGGTAYLSTDGAFSGIGVVNNHELFFSNRIFLDSLAIYENSPDLWIFDGPSEGTRGGSNDSNVDDRYRGRGNDTRLEATFKYIFPWGGAKDTPIATYALKDGLLVSGATGGEDWNPMKGGLTYFELTPFYRQQSVDDVIDGMQNYETAGGKIAIRYDNTDFPLNPTTGSKQRLQMSQGIGALTNDSSWTSIDFEYSKFISFGETEYARQQVLALGFWTAAVLSDNLPPSFEGATLGGLNRMRGFDNNRFWDKAAIYYSAEYRYIPKWNPFKNMTIAKVDWIQFIIFGELGRVAPMWSISELHQDMKYDAGVGVAALVNKYLGRIDTAFSPETWRIRVNIAQTF is encoded by the coding sequence ATGAGCATTGTCATACTCACAGCAATGCTATTCACAGCCATCCCTTGCCTTGCTGGAAAGGCTGCCTTCGGCCCTGCCATACTTAAACAAGCAGGTGAAGCTGATGCAAACGGAACACGTGCACTTATTGCTCCGTACATTTTCAGATCCGATCAGATAGGTCTCGCATTAGGTGTGGCAGGTGGAATTTCAGGCTTCCAAAAAGGCCAGATGAGTATTGGTGGAACCGCGTATCTATCAACTGACGGCGCTTTTTCAGGGATTGGAGTAGTTAACAACCATGAGCTTTTCTTTTCAAACCGCATATTCCTTGACTCACTTGCTATTTATGAAAATTCACCGGACCTGTGGATATTCGACGGCCCGAGCGAAGGAACCAGAGGTGGTTCTAACGATTCAAATGTTGATGACAGATATCGCGGCCGCGGAAACGACACTAGACTGGAAGCGACGTTCAAATACATATTTCCATGGGGCGGTGCCAAAGATACCCCCATCGCAACCTATGCTCTAAAAGACGGATTGTTAGTTTCCGGCGCAACCGGCGGCGAAGACTGGAATCCAATGAAAGGAGGTCTCACCTACTTTGAGTTGACCCCTTTTTATCGTCAGCAAAGTGTTGATGATGTTATCGACGGGATGCAGAATTATGAAACAGCAGGCGGTAAAATAGCAATCCGCTATGACAATACCGACTTTCCGCTCAACCCGACAACGGGTAGTAAGCAAAGACTGCAAATGTCTCAAGGCATAGGCGCTCTGACTAACGATAGCTCTTGGACCTCCATAGACTTCGAATATAGCAAATTCATATCTTTCGGCGAAACAGAATATGCGCGGCAGCAAGTTCTTGCATTAGGATTTTGGACCGCAGCCGTTTTGTCTGATAATCTGCCCCCCTCATTTGAAGGAGCTACTCTAGGTGGACTCAACCGCATGCGCGGCTTTGACAACAACCGTTTCTGGGACAAAGCCGCTATATATTACAGCGCAGAATATCGTTATATCCCGAAATGGAATCCATTTAAGAATATGACCATTGCCAAGGTGGACTGGATTCAGTTCATAATATTCGGAGAACTAGGACGAGTTGCTCCTATGTGGTCCATATCCGAGCTTCACCAAGACATGAAATACGATGCAGGCGTTGGCGTTGCAGCGCTGGTGAATAAATATTTAGGCCGCATCGACACCGCATTTTCACCGGAAACATGGCGAATTAGAGTCAATATAGCGCAGACTTTTTAA
- the modB gene encoding molybdate ABC transporter permease subunit codes for MSNMDLSSLWVTVKLALVVTPILLVICLPLAHSLARGNMPGKRFIEAACNLPMVLPPTVLGFILLFVLGPQSFIGGTWKSLTGSSLTFSFSGLVFGSILYSLPFGILPMRAAFEKVDPGIIEASRALGMNPFQTFIYVTLPNVVGGITASAALIFAHTVGEFGVALMIGGSIPGSTRVVSIAIFEHTETLDYGAAGMLSLTLLVISYGALLLIGRQNGGHPLSVSPNTNCRQVYAEKHSKCYRKKGPLSLSA; via the coding sequence ATGAGTAATATGGACTTGTCATCTTTATGGGTGACCGTAAAACTTGCCTTAGTGGTGACTCCGATACTTCTAGTTATATGTTTACCGCTTGCGCACAGTCTTGCGCGCGGAAATATGCCGGGTAAACGCTTCATTGAAGCGGCCTGTAATCTTCCTATGGTTTTACCACCAACCGTGCTCGGCTTTATATTGCTTTTTGTTCTTGGGCCGCAGTCGTTTATCGGTGGAACATGGAAATCATTGACGGGTTCAAGTCTGACTTTTTCTTTTAGCGGGCTGGTATTCGGCTCCATTCTATATAGTTTACCTTTCGGAATCCTTCCCATGCGGGCGGCCTTTGAAAAGGTTGATCCGGGAATAATAGAAGCTTCCCGAGCTTTAGGGATGAATCCGTTTCAGACATTTATATATGTCACGCTACCTAATGTTGTGGGCGGAATAACTGCCTCAGCGGCCCTTATTTTCGCACATACTGTGGGAGAGTTCGGGGTAGCTCTTATGATCGGAGGCTCTATTCCAGGCTCAACACGCGTTGTTTCCATAGCCATTTTTGAACATACAGAAACCCTCGATTATGGTGCGGCAGGTATGCTTTCGCTTACTCTTCTTGTTATCAGCTATGGAGCTTTGCTGCTCATAGGCAGGCAGAACGGTGGGCATCCTCTGTCTGTTTCACCAAATACAAATTGCAGACAGGTTTATGCTGAAAAACATTCAAAATGCTACCGCAAAAAAGGGCCGCTAAGCCTTAGCGCTTAG
- the nifH gene encoding nitrogenase iron protein, which produces MRKVAIYGKGGIGKSTTTQNTVAGLATMGKKVMVVGCDPKADSTRLLLGGLAQKSVLDTLREEGEDVELDDIRKPGYGDTWCVESGGPEPGVGCAGRGIITSINMLENLGAYEESEALDYAFYDVLGDVVCGGFAMPIRDGKAEEIYIVVSGEMMAMYAANNICKGIMKYAQSGSVRLGGLICNSRNVDNEKEMIEELAKKIGTQMIYFVPRDNDVQRAEINRKTVIEWNDQVPQADAYRGLAKAIDDNTMFVVPKPLEIEELEQLLLDFGLMEVA; this is translated from the coding sequence ATGAGAAAGGTAGCAATTTACGGAAAAGGCGGAATCGGCAAGTCCACAACTACTCAGAACACAGTAGCTGGTTTAGCAACCATGGGAAAAAAAGTAATGGTAGTTGGCTGTGACCCTAAAGCAGACTCCACCCGCCTCCTACTCGGTGGCCTAGCTCAGAAATCAGTTCTCGATACTCTTCGTGAAGAAGGTGAAGACGTAGAACTCGATGATATCCGCAAGCCCGGTTACGGCGACACATGGTGTGTTGAGTCCGGTGGTCCTGAGCCAGGAGTTGGTTGTGCTGGTCGCGGTATCATCACTTCCATTAATATGCTCGAAAACCTCGGCGCATATGAAGAATCTGAAGCACTCGACTACGCATTCTACGACGTACTAGGTGATGTTGTTTGTGGTGGATTCGCAATGCCTATCCGTGACGGTAAAGCAGAAGAAATTTACATCGTTGTTTCCGGTGAAATGATGGCCATGTATGCAGCTAACAACATCTGTAAAGGTATCATGAAATACGCACAGTCAGGTAGCGTCCGCCTTGGTGGTCTTATCTGTAACTCCCGTAATGTAGACAACGAAAAAGAGATGATCGAAGAACTTGCCAAGAAAATCGGCACACAGATGATCTACTTTGTACCTCGCGATAATGACGTACAGCGCGCAGAAATCAATCGTAAAACTGTCATCGAATGGAATGATCAGGTTCCGCAGGCTGATGCCTACCGCGGCCTCGCAAAAGCAATCGATGACAACACAATGTTTGTTGTTCCAAAGCCCCTTGAAATTGAAGAACTCGAACAGCTTCTCCTCGACTTTGGTTTGATGGAAGTAGCTTAA
- a CDS encoding uracil-xanthine permease family protein, whose amino-acid sequence MQLTEKITDQTPRNQRPSIWIVMMLAAQHVIVLFSGIILVPVMLANMLNLSVGNAHYMIFTTSLCAAASTLLQLIRGKKIGLGSPMFMGTSGAFMSCSHSALALGGPELLAGMVLLTAPFQFAFSYLIRFMRHILTPTVGGVIIMLAVVGLLKDSIATWTDTSSINHWPVTVDIALGAITIFVMLAVEWFGRKKLRPWGLALGIFVGCTIPILAGLPVIPDLSKTPWIGLPKAEWPGISIQMNQPEHWAIAFTFLLAVLATSIKYTGDAMALQQIAAPEKRNIDYDALQGGLYANTVGMLLAGFSGGIPSSSHSSNIPLMDMTGVTTRRVAAIAALILATVSFSPKMVLLFVSLPHAVIGGVGVVLVAHLFSAGMQLITAEMNHRNGLIVGLSLCAGLIASSDKFFPGAFPHYLDPLVKNGVALGGLVAVVLTIVTLFGTERGLRITVSSNMDSFTELMRLLTLKISKLQLNEKCGKYLELACEEVFIYICDECRAIQYDGPVSFVIRKNETSLLVEASGGVRFATEADAIAAREILCAEKLGGEKLNALGLAILGQIATKVNHVTISGYTYISFELALNR is encoded by the coding sequence ATGCAATTAACCGAAAAAATTACGGATCAAACACCTAGAAATCAAAGACCTTCCATATGGATAGTTATGATGCTGGCAGCTCAGCACGTGATAGTCCTTTTCTCTGGAATTATTTTAGTGCCGGTAATGCTGGCAAATATGCTTAATTTATCTGTGGGAAATGCTCACTACATGATCTTCACGACATCCCTCTGTGCTGCGGCTTCAACTCTATTACAATTGATACGCGGCAAAAAAATAGGGTTGGGCTCGCCGATGTTTATGGGAACATCCGGAGCATTCATGTCCTGCTCACACTCAGCTCTTGCACTTGGAGGGCCGGAACTATTAGCCGGTATGGTCTTATTGACTGCACCATTTCAATTTGCTTTTAGTTACTTGATACGATTCATGCGCCATATCCTAACTCCGACTGTTGGCGGAGTGATTATTATGCTTGCTGTAGTTGGGCTGCTAAAAGACTCAATTGCAACCTGGACAGACACAAGCAGCATAAATCATTGGCCCGTCACCGTTGATATTGCTCTTGGGGCTATAACTATTTTTGTAATGCTTGCAGTAGAATGGTTCGGTAGGAAAAAATTGCGTCCGTGGGGATTGGCTCTCGGTATTTTTGTAGGATGCACTATACCTATTTTGGCAGGACTCCCGGTAATCCCCGATCTATCTAAGACTCCATGGATCGGACTGCCAAAAGCAGAATGGCCGGGAATATCAATCCAAATGAATCAGCCGGAACACTGGGCGATTGCATTCACTTTTCTTCTGGCGGTACTAGCCACCAGCATCAAATATACAGGTGATGCCATGGCACTACAGCAGATAGCTGCCCCCGAAAAAAGAAACATCGATTATGATGCCCTTCAAGGCGGATTATACGCAAATACAGTTGGAATGTTATTGGCAGGTTTTTCAGGCGGAATACCCTCATCTTCACACTCATCAAACATTCCGCTTATGGACATGACAGGGGTCACGACCAGACGGGTCGCCGCCATTGCGGCTTTAATATTAGCTACCGTTTCCTTTTCCCCTAAGATGGTGCTCTTATTCGTAAGCCTGCCGCATGCAGTCATTGGAGGCGTAGGAGTTGTTCTGGTTGCGCATCTTTTTTCAGCGGGCATGCAACTTATTACGGCAGAAATGAACCATCGCAATGGACTAATCGTAGGATTATCACTATGCGCGGGTCTTATTGCCTCAAGCGACAAATTCTTTCCCGGAGCATTCCCCCACTATTTAGACCCACTTGTTAAAAATGGAGTGGCTCTAGGTGGTCTGGTCGCGGTAGTGCTTACCATCGTAACTCTTTTCGGAACAGAACGCGGACTGCGAATCACGGTTAGTTCTAATATGGATAGTTTTACAGAGCTAATGCGGTTACTGACACTTAAGATATCTAAGCTGCAGCTGAATGAAAAATGCGGAAAATATTTGGAGCTGGCCTGTGAAGAAGTCTTTATTTACATTTGTGATGAGTGCAGGGCCATCCAATATGATGGCCCTGTCTCCTTCGTTATAAGAAAAAATGAAACGAGTCTCCTTGTAGAAGCTTCGGGAGGAGTTCGCTTTGCGACTGAAGCAGATGCGATTGCGGCTAGAGAAATACTCTGCGCAGAAAAACTTGGCGGCGAGAAACTGAACGCTCTGGGCCTAGCCATTCTAGGACAAATTGCAACTAAAGTTAACCATGTGACAATTTCCGGTTATACATACATCAGTTTCGAACTAGCTCTTAATCGCTAA